In one Nicotiana tomentosiformis chromosome 6, ASM39032v3, whole genome shotgun sequence genomic region, the following are encoded:
- the LOC104089085 gene encoding FCS-Like Zinc finger 2-like — MDTTTRRGPFFFDKNDGLASLAIIEAEISENNHHNHNPLISRPLYHTVLQRKSSLRNLSFISSSSSSSMSYPKLAGGRRFCETRFEEQQPHFLESCFLCKKQLGSNKDIFMYRGDTPFCSEECRQEQIEIDEAKEKKLNLSAPVKALRKNDQRNSSNSPSKTQNNPFPRGTVAAA, encoded by the exons ATGGACACTACAACAAGAAGAGGTCCTTTTTTCTTTGACAAAAACGATGGTCTTGCCTCTCTAGCTATAATAGAAGCTGAGATTTCAGAGAACAAtcatcacaatcacaatccattGATTTCTAGGCCTCTTTATCATACTGTTTTACAAAGGAAGAGTAGCCTTAGGAATCTTTCATTCatttcctcttcctcttcttcttcaatGTCATACCCGAAATTGGCTGGTGGCAGAAGGTTTTGTGAAACTAGATTTGAAGAACAACAACCCCATTTCTTGGAATCTTGTTTTCTTTGCAAGAAACAACTTGGTAGTAACAAAGACATCTTCATGTACAG AGGGGATACTCCTTTCTGTAGTGAAGAGTGCAGGCAAGAACAGATAGAAATAGATGAAGCCAAAGAGAAAAAATTGAATCTTTCAGCTCCTGTAAAGGCCTTGAGAAAAAATGACCAGAGAAATTCCAGTAACTCTCccagtaaaacacaaaataacccTTTTCCCAGAGGCACAGTAGCTGCTGCTTGA